The window GGTATAGTTTAttgttctataaaaataatttacgttCATAATCATATAACCTTTGAAAAGTAAttcatgaaataatttttatatatattattttatatcccgTGTGCAACAAATCACAGAAATAATACAATAGGTAGATAATAGGTTTAACAAAGTTATTGTAATAAAGTAACAGCGAAACTTAACCGTTCATTagataaaacaaaagtaaGATAGTTTATGGTCAACGCCCAAAGTTCTTACTAATCCAATTAATACTTCGTAAACAGATGTCGTTATAATGTCTCTAGTGTGGCGGACACACCATTGTCGATAAAGCAGGAAACTTTATGccaagaaaaagattatttaagtTTAAAATTTCGCGCCAACTACAGTAGCACCAAAAAAACGATGTCGCGATAAAGTACGAATTAGGTCTGTAGCTCTTTTGTtctgattaattataaattttcctctatatctgatctaaaaaaaaaaaaaaaaaaaaaaaagaaaaaacaaacaaaatgaaagGCATTATTAATGCAATTTAATTGCCGCAGCCGTGCTAGCGATCAAGCTTATTCACGCAATAAGCGACAGTTACAGTTCTCATAGAAACCTTTACGATACGGTCCTGAGCATTTATATACATCAaccgaaatatgaaattttatcgttagaaaGTTTGTTGTCGAAGAAGGTAACGTTTGTGTTACactatacataaatattaacaagacAAGAGATAGTTATAAAGTTACGCATTATAATTAAGAATTGTACAATCAAGTACAAGAGTGAGTAAAATAATCAACATAAACacgaaatatcaaataatttattataagttttatcttcattagaAGGCATAAAAAGCAATTTAAATCATTagcatagaaataaataaattgtggATGAATTaggtaaattatttaattatttaaaaatatatatatatatatatttatttttttttttttttaattgttagtAGGaggtatatagaaaaaatgcaGAAAGCACACAGagtaagaagagaaatagCTCGTTTAATGGTGAAGCCACCAGAAGGGGTGTCttgttatataaaagaagattcaacagaatatatattagttaCTATCATTGGTCCTGCTGGATGTGCATATGAAGCTGGTGTTTTTGAATTAGATGTCGAATTACCAGAACGATATCCCTTTGAACCACCACATGTGAAATTTCGCACACCCATTTATCAtccaaatattgataataatggaCGTATATGCTTAGATCTATTAAGAATGCCACCTAAAGGTGGTTGGAAACCAACTATAAGTTTAGAAAATCTTTTAACTGCTATTCGATCGTTACTTGTACATCCAAATATTAATGATCCACTTATGACAGAAATTGCAGAcgaatatcgttataatagatTTGAATTTGAGTATAAAGCTCGTAACTTTCAAGGTGAAtccaaaaggaaaagagatataaattcaataaatgtCTGCTAATCCATTAATGGAATTAATAAAGTATtatggatttatttttatatttttatatgtatgtaaaattgCAGATTCCTTGTCCCtttctaatgaaatattcaagttagaaatattttcttttacaatatattatatttttcttattaaatgtattacaatttttaaaaagtttgtatatgtatatgtatttttataaaacattttcacATTGTATGtcaataaatttgttaattaacaaTACATCTGTCAAGATACaataagcttttttttttttttataatttaaaccTTTTACGATTAGGCACACGACGAAGGCAATTTTTTATGATCAAATATCTTACGCTccattattacatataaatttatagcTGCAACAATGATTTATACAACCAGTAAGAAATAATGGATAACACAGATTTGTTCGTCTTCGACAAATATTACGTCGAAACGATTAACTGTTATTAATGTATGTTATAAACGAagaatttctccttttttctttttttccttttttttttcttttttttttcttttttttttttccccttttttttaccAAAATCTTATTGTTTCGTTTGGAATTGTCACGAATTTATGATGAATTCGTATCAAACATAGAAACATATATGTGAACTTAAAGTAgactatgattattattaaattattgat is drawn from Vespa crabro chromosome 19, iyVesCrab1.2, whole genome shotgun sequence and contains these coding sequences:
- the LOC124430903 gene encoding ubiquitin-conjugating enzyme E2 T-like produces the protein MQKAHRVRREIARLMVKPPEGVSCYIKEDSTEYILVTIIGPAGCAYEAGVFELDVELPERYPFEPPHVKFRTPIYHPNIDNNGRICLDLLRMPPKGGWKPTISLENLLTAIRSLLVHPNINDPLMTEIADEYRYNRFEFEYKARNFQGESKRKRDINSINVC